A segment of the Actinomyces sp. oral taxon 171 str. F0337 genome:
TCGAGAGGAGTCCCCGGAGTACCAGGAGCTGGCGGCTAATGACTTCGCCGACTTCCGCCTCGAGGTGGGCGGTATGGTCTCAGCACCGGCATCCTTCTCCCTCGCAGAGCTCAAGGCGATCTCCAGCCAGTCCCAGATCACTATGCACACCTGTATGCAGGGCTGGACGGGAATCGCCAAGTGGACGGGGATCCGTGTGCGGGACCTGCTCGGGCAGGTCGGTCAGATCGATCCCGAGGCCGAATGGGTGATGTTCGAGTCCTTCGGGATGGCCCAGCACATGCACGACGGGCGCCCGGTCGAGCCGTACTACACGTGCCTGCCCCTGGACATGGCCCTTGAGGACGACACGATCCTGGCCTGGGACCGCAATGACGAGCCGCTGTCGGGCATGTTCGGCGCTCCGCTGCGCCTGCGCTGCGAGACGAGCCACGGGTACAAGATGATCAAGTGGGTCCGGTCAGTGACGTTGATCCGTCACTACAGCGAGGTCGGTGACGGTATGGGCGGGACCCGTGAGGACTCCGGGTACCAGGATGTCAACGCGCGCATCTGACGGCCTCACGGCACTCGGTCAGGCTCACACGAGGCGGCCGACGTGCGTCCGTCGCTGATGATGGTGGCCGGCCACCCCACACTGGGGTGGCCGGCCACCATCTATGAACGCGGTCTATGAACGCCGTCACGCTCAGTCGCGAGGCTTCTCACGCATCTCCCAGGTCTCGATGACGTCGCCCTCGGCGATGTCCTTGTACCCCAGGTTGATACCGCACTCGTAGCCCTCGCGGACCTCCGTGACGTCGTCCTTCTCGCGGCGCAGCGTCTCAATGGACAGATCGCCGTTGATGACGACGCCGTCGCGCACCAGGCGGGCCTTGGTGCCCCGCTTGATGATGCCCGAGCGGACAATGGAACCGGCGATGGAGCCGAACTTCGAGGAGCGGAAGATCTGCCGGATCTCGGCCGTACCGAGCTCGACCTCCTCGTAGACGGGCTTGAGCATGCCCTTCATGGAGGCCTCGACGTCCTCGATCGCGTTGTAGATGACCGAGTAGAACTTCATGTCGACGCCCTCGCGGTCGGCGATCTCCGAAACGCGCTCGGCGGGCCGGACATTGAAGCCGATGATGACGGCGGAGTCCACCGTGGCCAGGTTGACGTCGTTCTGCGTGATGGCACCCACGCCCCGGTGGATGACGCGCAGAGCGACCTCCTCACCAACGTCGATCTTGAGCAGGGAGTCCTCCAGGGCCTCGACCGCACCCGAGCTGTCGCCCTTGAGGATGAGGTTGAGGGTGTCGACCTTACCCTCCTTGAGGACGTCGGTGAGGTTCTCCAGGGAGACCCGCTTGCGACGCTTGGCCAGCATGGCGGCGCGCTCGGCGGCCTCACGCTTGTCGGCGATCTGTCGGGCCGTGCGGTCGTCGGGGGCGACGATGAAGGAGTCACCGGCGCTGGGCACGTTGGTCAGCCCCAGGACCAGGGCCGGACGGGCGGGCCCGGCCTCAGTGAGGTTCTCCCCGTGCTCGTTGAACATGGCGCGCACACGCCCGTAGGCGCTTCCGGCCACGATCGGGTCCCCGACCCGCAACGTGCCACGCTCGACCAGGATGGTGCTCACGGCGCCGCGTCCCTTATCGAGCTTGGCCTCGATGGTGACGCCGCGGGCCTCGGTCTCCGGGTTGGCCCGCAGATCCAGGGCGGCGTCCGCGGTGAGCAGGACGGCCTCGAGGAGCTCGTCGATGTGGAGACGCTGCTTGGCGGAGATGTCCACGAACATCGTCTCGCCGCCGTACTCCTCGGGGACCAGGCCGTACTCGGTGAGCTGGCCACGGATCTTGTCCGGGTTGGCGCCCTCCTTGTCGATCTTGTTGACCGCCACGACGATCGGCACGTTGGCCGCCTGGGCGTGGTTGAGGGCCTCGACGGTCTGGGGCATGACGCCGTCATCGGCGGCCACGACAAGGATGGCGATGTCGGTCACCTCGGCACCACGGGCACGCATGGCCGTGAAGGCCTCGTGACCGGGGGTGTCGATGAAGGTGATCGGACGCTCCTCGTCGTTCAGGTTGACGCGCACCTGGTAGGCGCCGATGGACTGGGTGATGCCCCCGGCCTCCCCGGCGACGACGTCGGTGGAGCGGATGGCGTCCAGCAGCTTGGTCTTACCGTGGTCGACGTGGCCCATGACCGTGACCACCGGGGGCCGGGGCATGAGGTTGGCGTCGTCCTCGTCGGGCTCGAGGTCGATGTCGAAGGACTCCAGGAGCTCGCGGTCCTCGTCCTCGGGCGAGACGATCTGGACGTTGTAGCCCAGCTCGGCGCCCAGGAGGGCGAAGGTGTCCTCGTCGAGGGACTGGGTGGCCGTGGCCATCTCACCGAGATGGAACAGGACGGTCACCAGGGCCGCGGGGTTGGCGTTGATCTTCTCGGCCAGATCCGTGAGAGTGGCCCCCTGGCGCACGCGCACCGGGGTGGAGCCGTCACCTCGTGGGACGATGACACCGCCGATCGACGGCGCGCTCTGCTGCTCGAACTCCTGACGCTTGGCCCGCTTGGACTTGCGTCCTCGCGGAGCGCCGCCGCCACGACCGAAGGCGCCCTGGGTGGAACCGCGACCACCACGACCACCGCGGGGTCCGCCGAAGCCGCCACCGGGACGGCCGCCGCCTCCGGGACGGCCGCCACCACCGGGACGCGAGCCGCGGCCTCCGCCGCCGGCACCGCCACGCGCCGGAGCGCCGGGGCGGCCGATGGAGGACTGGCCGGGCATCATGCCCGGGTTGGGACGCGGACCACCCGGACGCGGGGCACCGGAACGACCGGCTCCCTGAGACCGTGCACCGCCCTGAGGACGGGGGCCACCGGGGCGCGGGCCGCCCTGAGGACGGGGACCGCCCGAGCCGCCCGGGCGAGGCATGCCCTGGGAGGCGGCGAAGGGGTTGTTGCCAGGACGCGGCGCACCCGAGCGCGACTGGCCCGAGCGCTGGCCGCCTCGGCCTCC
Coding sequences within it:
- the infB gene encoding translation initiation factor IF-2; its protein translation is MAKPRVHELAKELDPTGKKVTSKVILAWLKDQGEFVKAASSAVEPPVARRVREHFAAQVQEAPADTAVDKPAKTASQAPKPSKGAPKPGAQAAKPGPAGAQDRAPSPAAKPAAPKPGTGAPKPGAQAAKPSGGTQAPAAADKLAPQKGAAGDAPKAPKPGAGASKPAGAAPGAPTPGSRRSAPTPGPRPGAPRPGNNPFAASQGMPRQGGQGGRGGQRSGQSRSGAPRPGNNPFAASQGMPRPGGSGGPRPQGGPRPGGPRPQGGARSQGAGRSGAPRPGGPRPNPGMMPGQSSIGRPGAPARGGAGGGGRGSRPGGGGRPGGGGRPGGGFGGPRGGRGGRGSTQGAFGRGGGAPRGRKSKRAKRQEFEQQSAPSIGGVIVPRGDGSTPVRVRQGATLTDLAEKINANPAALVTVLFHLGEMATATQSLDEDTFALLGAELGYNVQIVSPEDEDRELLESFDIDLEPDEDDANLMPRPPVVTVMGHVDHGKTKLLDAIRSTDVVAGEAGGITQSIGAYQVRVNLNDEERPITFIDTPGHEAFTAMRARGAEVTDIAILVVAADDGVMPQTVEALNHAQAANVPIVVAVNKIDKEGANPDKIRGQLTEYGLVPEEYGGETMFVDISAKQRLHIDELLEAVLLTADAALDLRANPETEARGVTIEAKLDKGRGAVSTILVERGTLRVGDPIVAGSAYGRVRAMFNEHGENLTEAGPARPALVLGLTNVPSAGDSFIVAPDDRTARQIADKREAAERAAMLAKRRKRVSLENLTDVLKEGKVDTLNLILKGDSSGAVEALEDSLLKIDVGEEVALRVIHRGVGAITQNDVNLATVDSAVIIGFNVRPAERVSEIADREGVDMKFYSVIYNAIEDVEASMKGMLKPVYEEVELGTAEIRQIFRSSKFGSIAGSIVRSGIIKRGTKARLVRDGVVINGDLSIETLRREKDDVTEVREGYECGINLGYKDIAEGDVIETWEMREKPRD